The following proteins come from a genomic window of Musa acuminata AAA Group cultivar baxijiao chromosome BXJ1-7, Cavendish_Baxijiao_AAA, whole genome shotgun sequence:
- the LOC135680007 gene encoding premnaspirodiene oxygenase-like → MEHLLLASVPIVVATMLFLIIFIKKVFSKSEAQYPRPPPGPWRLPIIGCMHHLAGQIPFRAFRHLSLTYGPLMLVRIGQVDFAVASSREAAQEILKNQDPNFAARPELVVGDIVFYGCSDVIFSPYGSYWKQLRYICFMELLRTKRIRSSASIREEETLYLIRDISTATQPINLRENLLRMSNAAISRAAIGSRSKHQETFILVAREVVDVLGGFYAADMFPSLKILHVLSGAKFKLHRIRRRLDKILDDIVKEHEVKAKMNKGREVAEVEEDIVDALLRLKDESELEVPMTMDGIKAVILDMLLGGTENSSAVIEWAMSELIRNPKIMEKAQKEVMEELKGKNRIQETDIVELNYLKSIVKETLRLHPPVSLIPRMCRKTCEVLGYEIEAGTRVLVNAWAINRDTQYWEEAESFMPERFESKSVDFKGGNLEYLPFGAGRRICPGTEFGLATVHLSLAQLLLYFDWKLPDGRKPEELDMSETYGVTVTRKTELKLLATRRIPIPYSV, encoded by the exons ATGGAGCATCTTCTCTTGGCTTCCGTCCCCATTGTGGTAGCCACCATGCTCTTCTTGATCATCTTCATCAAGAAAGTATTCAGCAAGTCCGAAGCCCAATACCCGCGACCTCCCCCTGGCCCGTGGAGGCTGCCCATCATCGGATGCATGCACCACTTGGCCGGCCAAATCCCCTTCCGCGCATTCCGCCACCTCTCTCTCACCTACGGGCCTCTCATGCTTGTCAGAATTGGCCAGGTAGACTTCGCGGTGGCCTCCTCCCGGGAAGCCGCCCAAGAGATATTGAAGAACCAAGACCCCAACTTCGCCGCGCGGCCGGAGCTCGTCGTAGGAGATATCGTCTTCTACGGTTGCTCCGACGTTATCTTCTCCCCCTATGGCTCCTACTGGAAGCAACTGCGCTACATCTGCTTCATGGAGCTGCTCCGAACCAAGCGCATCCGGTCTTCCGCCTCCATCAGGGAGGAAGAGACCCTTTACTTGATCCGAGACATCTCCACGGCAACACAACCGATCAACCTGAGAGAGAATCTCCTCAGAATGTCTAACGCAGCCATATCCAGGGCGGCGATTGGCTCACGAAGCAAGCACCAGGAGACGTTCATCTTGGTCGCCAGGGAGGTCGTCGACGTGCTTGGAGGGTTCTATGCCGCCGACATGTTTCCGTCGCTGAAGATCCTCCACGTCCTGTCAGGTGCCAAGTTCAAATTGCACAGGATACGCCGGAGGCTTGACAAGATCTTAGATGACATAGTTAAGGAGCATGAGGTTAAGGCCAAGATGAACAAAGGTCGGGAAGTAGCCGAAGTGGAGGAGGACATAGTCGATGCGCTACTAAGGCTTAAAGACGAATCCGAACTAGAAGTTCCGATGACCATGGACGGAATAAAGGCTGTGATCCTT GACATGTTACTCGGAGGGACCGAGAACTCATCTGCAGTGATCGAATGGGCCATGTCGGAGCTGATAAGGAACCCCAAGATAATGGAGAAAGCACAGAAGGAGGTGATGGAAGAGCTGAAGGGAAAGAACAGGATACAAGAGACCGACATCGTGGAGCTGAACTACCTCAAGTCGATCGTTAAGGAGACACTAAGGCTTCACCCACCTGTCAGCCTGATACCAAGAATGTGTAGGAAGACGTGTGAGGTGCTCGGCTACGAGATAGAAGCCGGCACTCGAGTCTTGGTCAATGCATGGGCGATCAACAGAGATACACAGTACTGGGAAGAGGCCGAGAGCTTCATGCCGGAGAGGTTCGAAAGCAAATCCGTTGATTTCAAAGGAGGTAACCTCGAGTACTTGCCGTTCGGTGCTGGAAGACGGATATGCCCTGGAACGGAGTTTGGTCTCGCCACCGTACACCTATCCTTGGCGCAGCTCCTCCTCTACTTCGACTGGAAACTGCCGGATGGCAGGAAACCAGAGGAGTTGGACATGAGCGAGACCTACGGAGTTACTGTAACAAGGAAAACTGAGCTGAAGCTGTTAGCAACTCGTCGAATTCCTATCCCTTATTCTGTTTAA